The DNA segment CGGGAACAGTCATGCCGAACAAGGCCATGCATAACTCACTGCGCCCCGCCCCTAAAAGACCAGTAATGGAGACTATCTCACCACTGCGCACTGTGAGGTCGATATCATAAAACTGACCCGCCTTAGTGAGCTTACAGGTCGAGAGCCTAATGTCGCTGTCATCAGCTTTAGGCTCAAAATTGCCAATGGGGGTAAATTCGAAGCGTTGGCCTGTCATTAAAAAAGCCAGCTCATCGCTGTCGACGTCCGCTGCGTTATAGGTACCTACGGTGCAACCATCACGGATCACTGTGATGCGATCGGAAATTTCCATCACTTCATCGAGTTTATGACTGACAAACACCACGGTAATGTTGCGCGACTTAAGGTCTGCTACCACCTTAATAAGTTGATTAACCTCGGTGCGAGTCAAGGATGCAGTGGGCTCATCCATAATCACCAGCTTGGCATCGGCGGCCATCGCGCGGCAAATTGCCACTAACTGACGCTGGGCGATAGATAACTGCTCAACGCGGGTATCTAGAGGTAAACTCACACCGACACTATCCATGGCTTTTTGAGCAATAGTGCGAATACGCGCGCGACTGACTAGCCCCTTATACCAATGAATATGGTCCTGAATGGCAATATTTTCTGCCACGCTCAGGTTAGGGAATAGCGACAAATCCTGGTAGATAACCTGTACCCCATGCTCGATAGATTGCTGCGGCGTGAGGCGGCTATAGTGCTTACCATCGATAGTAATTTCACTGCCAGCCTCAGGGGCATGTACACCAGAAATCACTTTAAATAGGGTGCTTTTCCCACAGCCATTTTTACCTGCTAGGCAATGAACTTCGCCGCGGTTAAAGCTGAGGTTAATATCACTGAGAGCTTTGACTGAGCCGAAATGTTTCGACACACCCTTGAGGGTAATAAAGGCTTGCTTGGACATGCGTATACCAGAGAGTTAATTTGCCTGACAAAAATGACGAGAAGCGTGGCTTTAAACATTGAAGCGGGTTGCCTATGAAGTATTGGCAACCCGCTATAAGCTGTTATCTAAGGTAGATAATCTAATTAGAAGCCTAAGCTCCTAGAAACCTAGGCTACGGGCGTTAGACTTATCGACTTCAAGGATCTTATTGAACTTAATCACTCGTGTCTGAGTGTTGATCTCGGCCTTACCCAGATTATCAAACTCAACACCCGCTTCGACCGACTTGCCATCAAGCATCATCTTAGCGACGGCAACCATGGCATAACCCGCATCGGCAGGGTTCCATAAGAAGCCCTTATCAATCTCACCGCGCATAAGGTATTGTGCTGCCTGACTTGGCATGATGATACCAACGGTATCTATCTTATTTTTGGCGCGTTTTTTCTTAATCGCTTCACCAGCACCAATCAAACCTAATGAACCGTAAGAGATGATTCCTTTCATATCTGGATGAGCCTTCATCAGATCGTTGGTCGCGCCATAAGAGGCATCGACACTTTCAGCCACAGGCATACGGCTGGTGACTTCATACATATCAGGATAAGTATTCTTTTGATAATCGATGGCCAGATTGGCCCAGTTATTATGTAGCGGCACAGTCAACGAGCCCACAAAAACCACATAACCGCCCTTGCTATCCATAAGTTTTGCCATCTCATCCATGGTGGCTTTGGCATAAGCAAGGTTATCTAACATCTCGATATTCCAGTCGGCATT comes from the Shewanella halifaxensis HAW-EB4 genome and includes:
- a CDS encoding sugar ABC transporter ATP-binding protein, yielding MSKQAFITLKGVSKHFGSVKALSDINLSFNRGEVHCLAGKNGCGKSTLFKVISGVHAPEAGSEITIDGKHYSRLTPQQSIEHGVQVIYQDLSLFPNLSVAENIAIQDHIHWYKGLVSRARIRTIAQKAMDSVGVSLPLDTRVEQLSIAQRQLVAICRAMAADAKLVIMDEPTASLTRTEVNQLIKVVADLKSRNITVVFVSHKLDEVMEISDRITVIRDGCTVGTYNAADVDSDELAFLMTGQRFEFTPIGNFEPKADDSDIRLSTCKLTKAGQFYDIDLTVRSGEIVSITGLLGAGRSELCMALFGMTVPDNGVIKLAGESVRFKSNRDAIAQGIGYVTEDRMTTGLVMNQSISDNTIATVLPKLSRQGLAKGLLDHSKAKALVSKLISSLSIKVSDPQLPVSSLSGGNAQRIAIAKWVAAEPQVLILDAPTVGVDIANKESIYQIAKDLAAKGIAIIMVSDEIPEVFYNSHRVIVMKEGRFTHEFSPSSCTQQQIMEAVNA
- a CDS encoding autoinducer 2 ABC transporter substrate-binding protein; translation: MKKVFFKVAAVSLALLSASVYAKDYEIVNVVKVSGIPWFNQMDKGVEQAAADLGVNARQVGPATPDPAQQVKMIEDLIAKGVDAITVVPNDVTVLEPVFKKARDKGIIVLTHESPENHNADWNIEMLDNLAYAKATMDEMAKLMDSKGGYVVFVGSLTVPLHNNWANLAIDYQKNTYPDMYEVTSRMPVAESVDASYGATNDLMKAHPDMKGIISYGSLGLIGAGEAIKKKRAKNKIDTVGIIMPSQAAQYLMRGEIDKGFLWNPADAGYAMVAVAKMMLDGKSVEAGVEFDNLGKAEINTQTRVIKFNKILEVDKSNARSLGF